CTGCAGCTTCAATGGCGTTGTCACAATAATAAGCTTCAAATTTTCTGCTTTGCAGATTTTTAATGACCTTGGTGGCTAACAACCGGTTTCTCGCTTTGATTGAATCTTCTTTCGCTTGCATGGGTCTTCCTCCGTTCTGACGTTAGGCAAGGTGGCTAACTTCGTGTGTATGTATGATTAATATAGTATAGTAAAAAGAAAAAGGATGTTGCACATGCAACGCGAAGCTTATCATGAATAACTTAGATTCCCTATGTCAATCACGTTTATTTTCAGGGATTGCTCCAGATGATATTCCCCAAATGCTTAATTGTCTGTCAGCCACACAGAAAGAATATACAAAAGATGAGATGGTAGTCCGGGAGGGCGATTTCGTTGATGACATCGGCATCATATTGCAAGGTACTGCTCAAAGTACGAAATTAAGCCCCACAGGAAAACAAATTATTGTATCCCTCCATTACCCGGGCGGATATACCGCTGTTCTCACAGCAGCCAGCCGTGGACGAAGATGCCCAATGTCAGTAAAGGCAATAGAACCGCTTGAAGTGCTGCTTATTCCTATCCAAAACATATTGAGCCCTTGCACAAAGTTAGGTAGGGCACACGAACAAATACTTGGTAATCTTTTCGATAGTATTGCAGAACGTGCGTTAGAACTGCATGACCGGAACGATTGTCTGATTATGCCGACGATCCGGGATAAGGTCCTGACTTATTTAACAAGAGTAATGCGCGAAACGGGAACTGAGACCTTTACGATTCCCTTTGACCGGGAAGCCATGGCCGAATATCTGGACGTAGACCGCAGCGCCCTATCCCGAGAGCTGGCATGGATGAAGCGGGACGGGTTGATTGAGTTTTATAGGAATGAATTTAGGCTGTTGTGAAAAGCAATAGAAAAGGAATTTCGCTAACGGAAAGCAGGGCTGATGTCTTCGCTTATGTGGGCTAGTCGTTATGGGGGATTTCAGCGTTTTTAACTTTGATTGGATGATATTGGGAATGACTTTCTATTTATAAAAAATAGAGGGTGTCCCATAAACCATGAAATGGCTGTGGCCCCCCAAAGTGCTTTAGCTATAATTTATTGAGGAAACAATTCCAAATATATTCTGTACCACTCCGGGCGCTGTGCTTTAATTAAGGATAGCACCTCTTTTAAGGCAATACCTTTTAACTGAGACAACATGTCATAATTTATCCTTTGTATCGTAAGCCAAATTTGACCGATTGACTCGCCGCAACTTCCTGCAATCATTTCATTACAGTCACTTTCGTTTGACACATTGATTAAAAACTCCACAGTCTCATCATCTTGAAAGTTTTCTCCTAATTCAATCACTGCATCATCTTTTTCCGCATCTGATGCCGATGGGTCTACTAATATTTGAAAAAGTTTATCCTTATTCATACTTGTCACTCTCCTAATAATTTCAGGATACAAATGGTTCAAGTTCTCTCTGGCTATAGGGGTGGTGAAATGCTATTCTACGGACTTTCATGCCTGATGAGTTTATTTCTTGAAATGTCCCAAGCGAAAAAAGTTGATTCATTAATATAGTATAGTAAAAAGCAAAATGATGTTGCACACGCAACGTGAAGCCTCTCATGAATAACATAAATTCCCTGTGAAAGTACAGGCCATAGAACCGCTTGAGGTGCTGTTTATTCCTATTCAAAACATATTGAGCCCTTGCACAAAGTTCGGTAAGACACACGAACAATTTTTTCGATAGTGTCGCCAAACGGGCGTTAGAACTGCATGACCGGAACGATTGTCTGATTATTTAGACTATTCGAGATAAGGTTTTAACTTATTTAACAAGAGTTAGACGTGAAGCTGGAACGGAAACTTTTACGATCCCTTTTGACCGGGAAGCGATGGCCGAATAACTGGTTGTAGACCGCAGTGCCCTATCCGGAGAGCTGGCATGGATGAAGCAGGACGGCTTGATTGAGTTTTATAGAAACGAATTTAAGCTGTTGCAACAAGCAGTAGAAAAGGATTTTCGCTAACGGAAGGCAGGGCTGATTTCTTTGCTTATGTAAGGGAAGTGGCTGTGGGTGATTTCTTCGTGTTTCCAATTCTGTTTGGATGATATTAGAGATGGTTCTATATTGAAAAAGAACCTTGATTAGCATGTAGCTAATCAAGGTTTCTTTGAAGATTGTATCTTACTTCAATCTACCACTGGGATATACTCACTTGGTTTTCACCAAAACCGCCCCAAAATACCCATATCCCTCCACAATCAGAACATTTAAAAAACATGTTCATTTCTTGATATAAATCTTCTGCATCAATGCTTCCGTGATAATTGTCGTAATCCACGTCCGAAATAAAGTTATATTGTATTTAATTTTGGATTTCTTGTAGATTCAGAATGTTTCCACAACTACACATCATTTTGGGCATATAACTCAACTAGTTAAATATTATTCACCATACATTTACTTTTAAAATATTTAACAGCGTTCTCCTCATTGATTAAAGTAGATGCAATGGTTTAGATAGCCTTCCTATCTGAGCGGCATATTGTAAAGTTGCGAGTAAATTCGGAAAAACCGCAAGGAAACGAAGATATCATAAAACAGATCGATTACGGAAGTATCTGACCATAATCAACCTGTTAAATGCAATGGAATAGCGTTATTTAAGTAATAAAACTAAAGCATTTGATGTGCGTACAACCGATATGGAGAAATCTTTATACGAGTATTAAATAGGTTAAAGGTGTTGTTGATTGAATGATAAATTCATTCGGCATTGGATAGTCACTCTGACCTGCTCAATGTAGTGAAAATGGCTGTATTTGTTGAAGCAACAATCCCTTCTTCTAAGTCCCTCCTTTTATCAACCGGAATATCATAGAATATATATCCCACAATTTCATCGCTCTTATTTAGTAACAACTCAATATTTGGTAAAATTAGTATTTGTGTAATTTTTTCGACGCGTTCTAGCAGAAAGAATAGTTTATTATCACTATACATGACTGTAAAATCATCTTTTGAATCTATGATCTTTTTACCGTTCCATACATCAATATCAACTATTGGATTCCCTATACATTTAGGTATATTACTAAAATTTGTTAGTTCTTTTGAAGAATATGCAATGTCGTTGATAGATACTATTGTAATACTAAATATTTTCTTTGACTCACTGTTTACTTTGACTTCAATGAAAGATGATTTGTTATTAAATATCCTGTAATAAAAAAACTCCTTTGATGGAATATCATTTAAAGGAAACTCAACGGTTATAGGTACATAAAAGTCTGTCTCCAAATAAGATTTTATCTCATCTTGTGATATCCTTTGTAATTTTAGCATCGTCTTCCTCCCTGTTTAAGGAATATAAAGGGCATGTTTAATGACTGGTAATTGCCCAGCTTCCCTAGATGGACTAAATATTAATTCCCAATTGCTAACTACTTTCGGTTCATTAAACTTATACCCCTTTTCCGTAGCTTCTTTTACAGCTGATTGAAAACTGCTTAATAATTGTTGTTCATTTAACTTTTGACCATGTGATAGAGTTCTGGTTGAATACTCTACCATATGTTTAGTAGCATTTGGATTCACCCAATACTTTTCCTCATTCACTGTTACTTCAAATGATTTAGGAATGCTTGTACCTGGGTTATTAGGTTGTGTTCTTTTGATATTATCCCAGACAGTCCCAGTTCCCCCCGTCCCCTCAGCCTGCATCTTCAGGCCAGCTGAATTAGCCGCCTTAACCTCATCATTCGTCAGAGTGGTCGGAATACCTTGTTTTCTCAGTTTACTATACAGCCCACTCGAGCTGTTCGACAACATCTCCTGAACAGTCTGATTCCCTACTGCTGCACTAGTTTGCTGTGCTGCTTTCTGGATCGCTTTACTTCCAGCTATTTCTGCTGCATCCTTTACCACAGCTGATGTGACCGCTTTTCCTGATATCTTTGCTGCTATTTTTTCTGTTACTTTTTCCGTTAACTGGATAGTACCTTTAACGCTAGATTTAACAATTGCAGACCCACCAAAAGTAGCGGCACTAAGCAGCAAGTTAGCAGAACCTACGCTTCTTTCCAGGAACGACTTATCCTTCCCGAAAGCCAGTTTAGCGTCGTCACCAATCATTAAGTTATAGGTATTTACAACTAGGTTCTTCGTTCCATTTTAATCGAATTAAACACAGAGCCGCTGCCCGAGCTCTTTGCAGCAGACTTAACAGGTACAGGATCTTTCTTCACGGCTGCTTTAGTTGCCTAGACAACTTGTTCTTCTTTCTTTGCTTTTTTCAGATCTGCTGCCAAAACTGTATTTTTCTGCTGCAACTTTGATATTGCAGCGGCGGCTGCACTTCCTGCTGCTGATATTCCTGAAACCACTAGTTGATGCAGTCCATTTTGGTATCACGGTGAATCAAAGGAATTCATCTTT
The window above is part of the Paenibacillus sp. FSL H8-0048 genome. Proteins encoded here:
- a CDS encoding Crp/Fnr family transcriptional regulator is translated as MNNLDSLCQSRLFSGIAPDDIPQMLNCLSATQKEYTKDEMVVREGDFVDDIGIILQGTAQSTKLSPTGKQIIVSLHYPGGYTAVLTAASRGRRCPMSVKAIEPLEVLLIPIQNILSPCTKLGRAHEQILGNLFDSIAERALELHDRNDCLIMPTIRDKVLTYLTRVMRETGTETFTIPFDREAMAEYLDVDRSALSRELAWMKRDGLIEFYRNEFRLL